The DNA segment GATTCACAGACGGTTTAACATTTACTGTTTTGGTGTGGTTTGGTGAGGTTGAGTTAAACCTAAATTCTCTATTATCCTAAATCCATTGTTGTTCCACTTGCAATGGGAAACATGACAGAGGCATAAATTCATGGAGCGTAAGCTAAAGAAAGAAACTCACAGAACCAGAGAAACTCGTTTCGACTTTCACATTCTCATTTTGAGTATGAGCACAGAGCTGAGACGGTTGTACAGGAAAAATTCCTAGTGAAGGTTCTTCAAGGAATTTGAACTGCGCCTTCCAATCTTCTTCCGCACCATCATCAGTTTCCACGTCTTCAAGGGGAAAATCGAAAAGCTCCATGTCCATGACATCATCGAGTATGTCGTCCCACAAACCATTAAAATTCCTTGGACAGGTGAAATTGGCGCTACTCAACTGAAACTGAACACAACAGATTGAGTAGATTCCTTGGAATCTCTGtctgtgttttctttttctttttttcttttatacggCGGTGGCGCTGCTACCATGCGGAAGCCcttatctctttctctctctctctctctctctctttttttttttcaattatttcacATATATATATCTCCTCTCTATTTTATCctacttaattacattttttttctttagaaatagTTACCTTAAccttgaattttatatttgtcggataaattagtattttagtttgtgtattataataaatatttattctatataagAAGATATAATTTTCATACGCTGTGTAGCACGAATATTCACATAGACACAAGTACTTT comes from the Vigna radiata var. radiata cultivar VC1973A chromosome 2, Vradiata_ver6, whole genome shotgun sequence genome and includes:
- the LOC106778804 gene encoding uncharacterized protein LOC106778804 isoform X2, yielding MDMELFDFPLEDVETDDGAEEDWKAQFKFLEEPSLGIFPVQPSQLCAHTQNENVKVETSFSGSELRDGEQDECIGGKVGRKVRVHGSHVGRDSSGDERKEPGEEFGEQSFG